A window of the Streptomyces sp. NBC_00250 genome harbors these coding sequences:
- a CDS encoding pyridoxal-phosphate dependent enzyme has protein sequence MDEHIADAIGRPDLIRLDDRLVCLRFETMKVVSALAAVRHLLDTGAVRRGDTLLDSSSGIYAYALALACHRHGMHCHVVGSTTVDKTLRTQLSVLGATLEQMEPCDDLKLDQKRRVERIHEILTAHPEYHWMRQYHDDIHYLGYRAIADRIGEETGTDRLTLVGGVGSGASTGALTRYLRAAGDGPADVELVGVQPYGSLTFGAEHTSDPEIIIAGIGSSIPFGNVSHELYDTLHWISFDAALSGAVDLLRRHAVFAGLSTGAAYLAARHEHDRAPERTVLFIAPDTGHRYVDTVYSRHREATPVTHLTPRDIVDRTDLALPWSRMPWNRTTAPSLAS, from the coding sequence ATGGACGAGCACATCGCCGACGCGATCGGCCGGCCCGACCTGATACGCCTCGACGACCGGCTCGTCTGCCTGCGCTTTGAGACGATGAAGGTGGTCTCCGCGCTGGCCGCGGTACGCCACCTCCTCGACACCGGAGCCGTACGGCGCGGGGACACCCTCCTCGACAGCTCCAGCGGCATCTACGCGTACGCCCTGGCCCTGGCCTGCCACCGGCACGGCATGCACTGCCACGTCGTCGGCTCGACGACCGTCGACAAGACCCTGCGCACCCAGCTCTCCGTGCTGGGGGCCACGCTCGAACAGATGGAACCCTGCGACGACCTCAAACTCGACCAGAAGCGACGCGTGGAGCGGATCCACGAGATCCTCACCGCGCACCCCGAGTACCACTGGATGCGGCAGTACCACGACGACATCCACTACCTCGGCTACCGCGCGATCGCCGACCGCATCGGGGAGGAGACCGGCACGGACCGGCTCACCCTCGTCGGCGGAGTCGGCTCGGGGGCCTCCACCGGCGCGCTCACCCGCTACCTGCGCGCGGCGGGCGACGGACCGGCCGACGTCGAACTCGTCGGCGTCCAGCCCTACGGAAGCCTCACGTTCGGAGCCGAGCACACCTCGGACCCCGAGATCATCATCGCCGGGATCGGGAGCTCCATCCCCTTCGGTAACGTCAGCCACGAGCTGTACGACACCCTGCACTGGATCTCCTTCGACGCCGCCCTGTCCGGCGCCGTCGACCTCCTCCGCCGCCACGCGGTCTTCGCGGGTCTGTCCACCGGCGCGGCCTACCTCGCCGCCCGCCACGAACACGACCGCGCTCCCGAACGGACCGTCCTCTTCATCGCCCCCGACACCGGCCACCGCTACGTCGACACCGTCTACAGCCGCCACCGCGAAGCCACGCCCGTCACCCACCTCACCCCCCGGGACATCGTCGACCGGACCGATCTGGCCCTTCCCTGGTCCCGGATGCCCTGGAACCGAACCACGGCCCCGTCACTCGCCTCGTAA
- a CDS encoding GHMP family kinase ATP-binding protein — MTRDTHPTPPAAEADADAARTGARARFGTDAGADVLPTGTGHAACHHGELLQGVFLDADGRRCAGLVTLPMAGPGSRAEFVRRPGTPPETLTVVPADRGKAARAAAFAVAECARRAGLPPSGGQLRLTADVPVGLGMGSSTSDVIATVRAVADSYGLRLAPDTVARLAVRAERASDPLMLDARPVLFAQREGRILEVLGQVLPPLVVVGCVLGGGAPVDTLALPVREATDADIQEYERLRTLLRRAMATGDARLVGHVATASARRGQEVLKHPEFQALIAIARRSGAAGVQIAHSGAVAGVLFDPAAPGHLPSRVRGCRHALNTHGIPTTRTFTTFAHASKEFPDGRAHRRRDRPARPDTPRRPARLPAL, encoded by the coding sequence ATGACCCGCGACACCCACCCGACCCCACCCGCGGCCGAGGCCGACGCCGACGCCGCACGTACCGGCGCACGCGCACGCTTCGGCACGGACGCAGGAGCCGACGTCCTCCCCACCGGCACCGGACACGCCGCCTGCCACCACGGCGAACTCCTCCAGGGCGTCTTCCTGGACGCCGACGGACGCCGGTGCGCAGGCCTGGTCACCCTCCCCATGGCCGGCCCCGGCAGCCGGGCCGAGTTCGTCCGCCGCCCCGGCACACCGCCGGAGACGCTCACCGTCGTCCCCGCCGACCGCGGGAAAGCCGCTCGGGCCGCCGCCTTCGCGGTGGCGGAGTGCGCACGACGGGCCGGACTGCCGCCCAGCGGCGGTCAGTTGAGGCTCACCGCCGACGTGCCGGTGGGTCTGGGCATGGGCAGCTCCACGAGTGACGTGATCGCGACCGTCCGGGCGGTCGCCGACTCGTACGGACTCCGCCTCGCCCCCGACACCGTCGCCCGGCTCGCCGTCCGGGCGGAACGGGCCAGCGATCCGCTGATGCTCGACGCCCGCCCGGTCCTCTTCGCCCAGCGGGAGGGCAGGATCCTGGAGGTCCTGGGGCAGGTCCTCCCGCCCCTGGTCGTCGTGGGCTGCGTACTCGGCGGGGGAGCGCCCGTCGACACCCTGGCCCTGCCCGTACGGGAGGCCACGGACGCCGACATCCAGGAGTACGAACGACTGCGCACCCTGCTGCGCCGTGCGATGGCCACCGGCGACGCACGGCTGGTGGGCCACGTGGCCACGGCGAGTGCGCGACGCGGCCAAGAAGTCCTGAAACACCCGGAGTTCCAGGCGCTGATCGCGATCGCCCGCCGCTCCGGAGCGGCGGGCGTGCAGATCGCGCACAGCGGCGCCGTGGCAGGCGTCCTCTTCGACCCGGCCGCACCGGGGCACCTGCCGTCTCGCGTACGCGGCTGCCGGCACGCCCTGAACACCCACGGCATCCCCACCACTCGCACGTTCACGACCTTCGCCCACGCCTCCAAGGAGTTCCCCGATGGACGAGCACATCGCCGACGCGATCGGCCGGCCCGACCTGATACGCCTCGACGACCGGCTCGTCTGCCTGCGCTTTGA
- a CDS encoding Rossmann-like domain-containing protein produces MAAALAGEHGPLPSDLIATSVFWIHHGTRLAGGDTTYLNQYVLVRLGGSFGGCAFEAGELAPEVCRDYSGQPLDVLLREAPRPLRIAALDAYLAHARPHRVAAEEGDAEPATLPSGTPETRARARDAAIAGLLDVEDGATVGLIGVVNPLVAAIRERGGEPLPCDFNLRQTQWGDPVTDDMHDVLDRADAVVATGMTLSNGSFDTILERCRHRGIPLIVYAQSGSAVARAFLGSGVTALSAEPFPFSQFSAEETVLYRYRTAAGAAA; encoded by the coding sequence ATGGCGGCGGCCCTGGCCGGCGAACACGGCCCGCTCCCCTCCGACCTCATCGCGACGAGCGTGTTCTGGATCCACCACGGAACCCGCCTGGCCGGCGGCGACACCACCTACCTCAACCAGTACGTCCTGGTCCGCCTCGGCGGCTCCTTCGGCGGCTGCGCGTTCGAGGCCGGCGAGCTGGCCCCGGAGGTCTGCCGCGACTACTCCGGGCAGCCGCTCGACGTCCTGCTGCGCGAGGCGCCGCGCCCCCTGCGGATCGCCGCCCTGGACGCGTACCTCGCCCACGCCCGCCCCCACCGGGTGGCCGCCGAGGAGGGCGACGCCGAGCCCGCCACCCTCCCGAGCGGGACGCCGGAGACCCGCGCGAGGGCCCGCGACGCGGCCATCGCCGGGCTGCTCGACGTCGAAGACGGCGCGACCGTGGGACTCATCGGCGTGGTCAACCCGCTGGTCGCGGCGATCCGCGAGCGCGGCGGCGAACCCCTGCCCTGCGACTTCAACCTCAGGCAGACCCAGTGGGGCGATCCCGTCACCGACGACATGCACGACGTCCTCGACCGCGCCGACGCCGTCGTCGCCACGGGAATGACCCTGAGCAACGGCTCGTTCGACACGATCCTGGAGCGCTGCCGCCACCGTGGCATCCCGCTGATCGTGTACGCGCAGAGCGGCAGCGCCGTCGCCCGTGCCTTCCTCGGCTCGGGTGTGACCGCCCTGTCGGCGGAGCCGTTCCCCTTCTCCCAGTTCAGCGCCGAGGAGACGGTCCTGTACCGCTACCGCACGGCGGCCGGCGCCGCCGCATGA
- a CDS encoding ABC transporter ATP-binding protein: MRITAENLSWSVAGTPVVRGVSATIAPGETVGLLGPNGSGKSSLLRCLAGLRAPDTGAVRYDGASVRDWSARRLARHVAFVAQDSGADSDLRVADVVGLGRTPFRDRWRGSGATDRAVIAAALEVVGLTALADRPWKALSGGERQRAHIARALAQQPYALLLDEPTNHLDVKHQLELMELLTGTDRTVLVALHDLSLAARYCDRLLLLHHGRLIASGTPGAVLTADRLAEVFEVDAELTTDALGHPTVACRRPLGTPLPAPEPTH, from the coding sequence GTGAGGATCACCGCCGAGAACCTGAGCTGGTCGGTGGCGGGCACCCCGGTCGTACGAGGGGTCAGCGCCACCATCGCCCCCGGCGAGACGGTCGGCCTGCTCGGCCCCAACGGCTCGGGCAAGTCCTCCCTGCTGCGCTGCCTCGCCGGCCTCCGAGCCCCCGACACGGGCGCGGTCCGTTACGACGGCGCGTCCGTACGGGACTGGAGCGCCCGCCGCCTCGCCCGCCACGTCGCCTTCGTCGCCCAGGACTCGGGCGCCGACAGCGACCTCCGGGTCGCCGACGTCGTAGGCCTGGGGCGCACCCCGTTCCGGGACCGCTGGCGCGGATCCGGCGCCACCGACCGCGCGGTGATCGCCGCCGCCCTGGAGGTCGTCGGCCTCACCGCACTCGCCGACCGCCCCTGGAAGGCGCTGTCGGGCGGCGAACGGCAGCGCGCGCACATCGCCCGCGCGCTCGCCCAGCAGCCGTACGCCCTGCTGCTCGACGAACCGACCAACCACCTCGACGTCAAACACCAGCTGGAACTGATGGAGCTGCTCACCGGCACCGACCGGACCGTCCTGGTCGCCCTGCACGACCTGTCGCTCGCGGCCCGGTACTGCGACCGGCTGCTGCTCCTGCATCACGGCCGCCTGATCGCCTCCGGCACCCCGGGGGCCGTCCTGACGGCCGACCGGCTCGCAGAGGTCTTCGAGGTCGACGCCGAACTGACCACCGACGCCCTTGGACACCCGACCGTCGCCTGTCGCCGCCCTCTCGGCACGCCACTCCCGGCGCCCGAACCCACCCACTGA